From the Acidovorax carolinensis genome, one window contains:
- the rpmH gene encoding 50S ribosomal protein L34 produces the protein MKRTYQPSKTRRARTHGFLVRMKTRGGRAVINARRAKGRKRLAV, from the coding sequence ATGAAACGTACTTACCAGCCCTCCAAGACGCGCCGCGCGCGCACCCACGGTTTCCTCGTCCGCATGAAGACCCGCGGCGGCCGCGCCGTGATCAACGCACGTCGCGCCAAGGGCCGCAAGCGCCTGGCCGTCTAA